The following coding sequences are from one Seonamhaeicola sp. ML3 window:
- a CDS encoding diphosphomevalonate/mevalonate 3,5-bisphosphate decarboxylase family protein codes for MTEQDFIPKYSPEILSNGSVTWESPSNIALVKYWGKKENQIPANPSISFTLSGCKTTTTLSYTKKMSEGYSFEVWLEGVEKESFKPKIETFFKRIEAYVPFIKEYHFKIETSNTFPHSSGIASSASGMSALALCLMSVEKELSDVNVIQSVSEESFDDDYFNKKASFLARLGSGSACRSIEGDLVGWGWHKDIEESSDLYGVKYPFEVHDNFKNYQDTILLVDKGEKQVSSTVGHGLMHNHPFAEHRFEQAHENLSSLINVFKEGDLNAFIEIVESEALTLHAMMMTSMPYFILMKPNTLEIINKTWRYRNDTGSKLCFTLDAGANVHLLYPESESKEVVEFIKNELVAHCQNGQYICDQIGFGAKKIA; via the coding sequence ATGACAGAACAAGATTTTATTCCCAAATATTCCCCAGAGATTTTATCCAACGGAAGTGTAACATGGGAATCGCCAAGTAATATAGCCCTTGTTAAATATTGGGGTAAAAAAGAAAACCAAATTCCTGCTAATCCTTCCATCAGCTTTACTTTGAGTGGTTGCAAAACAACAACAACGTTGAGTTATACCAAAAAAATGAGTGAAGGTTATTCTTTTGAAGTTTGGCTAGAAGGGGTAGAAAAGGAAAGTTTTAAACCTAAGATTGAAACGTTTTTCAAACGCATTGAAGCTTATGTGCCTTTTATTAAGGAGTATCATTTTAAAATTGAAACCTCTAATACTTTCCCTCATAGTTCAGGAATTGCTTCCTCAGCCTCTGGGATGAGTGCCTTGGCTCTTTGTTTAATGAGTGTTGAAAAAGAGTTGTCTGATGTTAATGTCATTCAGAGCGTAAGCGAAGAATCTTTTGATGATGATTATTTCAATAAAAAAGCGTCTTTTTTGGCGCGTCTTGGTTCCGGAAGTGCTTGTAGAAGTATTGAAGGCGATTTAGTTGGATGGGGATGGCATAAAGACATAGAGGAGAGTTCAGATTTATACGGTGTAAAATATCCTTTCGAAGTTCACGATAATTTTAAGAATTATCAAGATACCATCTTGTTGGTGGATAAAGGGGAAAAACAGGTTAGCAGTACGGTTGGTCATGGGTTAATGCATAACCATCCGTTTGCGGAACATCGTTTTGAGCAAGCCCATGAAAACCTTTCGTCATTAATCAACGTATTTAAGGAAGGTGACTTAAATGCTTTTATAGAAATTGTTGAAAGTGAGGCTTTAACACTTCATGCCATGATGATGACTAGTATGCCATATTTCATTTTAATGAAACCAAATACTTTGGAAATCATTAATAAAACTTGGAGGTATAGAAATGACACTGGGTCTAAACTTTGTTTCACTTTAGATGCTGGGGCCAATGTACATTTGTTATATCCCGAATCTGAAAGTAAAGAAGTAGTTGAATTCATTAAAAATGAATTAGTTGCACATTGTCAAAATGGTCAGTATATTTGTGACCAAATTGGCTTTGGCGCAAAAAAAATTGCTTAA
- a CDS encoding mevalonate kinase: protein MKGPLFYSKILLFGEYGIIKDSKGLSIPYSFYNGALKTDENPSETAIKSNESLKRYTDYLATLDSELVNFDLNTLKSHVDEGMYFDSSIPQGYGVGSSGALVAAIYDKYAQDKITVLENLTRDKLLTLKTIFAAMESFFHGKSSGLDPLNSYLSIPILINSKDNIEATGIPSQKTDGKGAVFLIDSGVTGETAPMVSIFMENMKQEGFRKMLKNQFIKHTDACVEDFLNGDVKSLFRNTKQLSKVVLNHFKPMIPSQFHELWKKGLETNDYYLKLCGSGGGGYILGFTEDIKKAKESLSGHKLEVVYNF, encoded by the coding sequence ATGAAAGGACCACTCTTTTATTCTAAAATATTACTCTTTGGAGAGTACGGTATTATTAAAGATTCCAAAGGGCTATCTATTCCTTACAGCTTTTATAACGGTGCATTAAAAACTGATGAAAATCCTTCTGAAACGGCTATCAAATCGAATGAAAGCTTAAAAAGATACACGGATTATCTAGCGACACTAGATTCTGAATTAGTGAATTTTGATTTAAACACCCTCAAGAGTCATGTAGACGAAGGAATGTATTTTGATTCTTCCATACCTCAAGGTTATGGTGTAGGTAGTAGTGGTGCTTTAGTTGCTGCTATCTATGATAAATATGCACAAGATAAAATTACGGTTCTTGAAAACTTAACAAGAGACAAATTATTAACACTGAAAACGATTTTTGCAGCAATGGAATCTTTCTTCCATGGTAAATCTTCCGGACTAGATCCGTTAAATAGCTATCTCAGTATCCCAATCCTTATCAATTCAAAAGATAATATTGAAGCCACAGGTATACCATCTCAAAAAACTGATGGCAAAGGGGCGGTTTTCTTGATAGACAGTGGTGTAACAGGAGAAACAGCACCAATGGTGAGCATTTTTATGGAAAACATGAAGCAAGAAGGTTTTCGTAAAATGCTTAAGAATCAGTTTATAAAACATACCGATGCCTGCGTAGAAGATTTCTTGAATGGTGATGTTAAATCCTTGTTTAGAAATACCAAGCAATTATCTAAAGTAGTACTCAATCACTTTAAGCCAATGATTCCGTCTCAGTTTCACGAACTCTGGAAAAAGGGTCTGGAAACCAATGATTATTATCTTAAGTTATGTGGTTCTGGCGGCGGTGGCTATATTCTTGGTTTTACCGAAGATATCAAAAAAGCAAAAGAATCCCTTTCTGGTCATAAACTAGAAGTGGTTTATAACTTCTAA
- a CDS encoding geranylgeranylglycerol-phosphate geranylgeranyltransferase, producing the protein MLSRRQKYVLLKFFSMFSVVRGYNILVIVLAQYLASIYILAPDWPLAEVVFDLNLFMLVLASAVAIAGGYIINNFYDSEKDLINRPIKSKLDRLVSQNTKLSFYFVLNFLAVIMASYVSFKAVMFFSVYIFGIWFYSHKLKKLPFIGNVTSAVLTVLPFFAIFMYYKNFETVIFVHATYLFLIISMRELTKDLENIKGDLMQDYKTIPVAYGERASKIMLTLLVILTLVPTYLLLFRFQVGHMRLFFYLSSVLLIIFLIILWKSKRKIHYLILHNTLKFILLAGVLSILLIDVGVILNRI; encoded by the coding sequence ATGCTTTCAAGAAGACAGAAATATGTGCTACTAAAATTTTTTAGTATGTTTTCTGTGGTTAGAGGCTATAATATCCTAGTGATAGTTCTAGCTCAATATCTGGCATCCATCTATATTCTAGCGCCAGATTGGCCCTTGGCAGAAGTAGTCTTTGATCTTAATTTATTTATGCTAGTACTAGCATCTGCAGTTGCTATCGCTGGAGGTTACATTATCAATAATTTTTACGATTCAGAAAAAGACTTAATTAATCGCCCAATTAAATCTAAATTAGATCGTTTGGTGAGTCAAAACACAAAGCTTTCCTTTTATTTCGTGCTTAATTTCTTGGCAGTAATAATGGCAAGTTATGTGTCCTTTAAAGCAGTTATGTTCTTTTCGGTTTATATTTTCGGTATTTGGTTTTACTCCCACAAATTAAAAAAGTTACCATTTATAGGAAATGTAACCTCTGCTGTTTTAACAGTGTTGCCGTTTTTCGCAATATTTATGTATTACAAGAATTTTGAAACGGTAATTTTTGTACATGCGACCTATCTGTTTTTAATCATATCGATGAGAGAGCTGACTAAAGATTTGGAGAATATTAAAGGCGACTTAATGCAAGATTATAAGACAATACCCGTAGCTTATGGAGAACGCGCCTCTAAAATCATGTTAACCTTATTGGTGATTTTAACCTTAGTGCCTACTTATTTATTGTTGTTTCGTTTTCAAGTAGGCCATATGCGTTTATTCTTTTATCTCAGTTCGGTACTTCTAATAATATTCCTAATCATACTCTGGAAATCAAAACGAAAAATTCATTATTTAATACTTCACAATACACTTAAGTTTATCTTACTTGCAGGTGTTTTGAGTATATTGCTTATCGATGTAGGTGTTATTTTAAACCGTATATAA
- a CDS encoding pseudouridine synthase — protein sequence MNRQRGGKPQGKRFNKSQSKPNAKLKASGNKANSNEIRLNKYIANSGICSRREADVHIATGLVSVNGKVITEMGYKVKPGDEVRYDGSRINPEQKAYVLLNKPKGFATTTSEGKGRTVMDLVANATSSRIKPIGRLGRNSKGLLLFTNDKEIEDKFKNSKNGVSRLFHIELDKNLKLEDLKKIQNGFKVQDRLINVEEISYIDGSSKKEIGLKIKNTGNTIIRTIFEHFNYDILSIDCVAIAHLTKKDIPRGHWKHLSKEELSLLRML from the coding sequence ATGAACAGGCAACGCGGCGGGAAACCACAAGGAAAACGTTTTAACAAGAGTCAATCTAAGCCTAATGCAAAACTAAAAGCATCAGGAAACAAAGCCAACTCAAACGAAATCCGTCTAAACAAATACATAGCCAATTCTGGTATTTGCTCCCGTAGAGAAGCCGATGTTCATATTGCTACTGGTTTGGTTTCTGTAAACGGAAAAGTCATAACAGAAATGGGTTATAAAGTAAAGCCAGGAGACGAAGTACGTTACGATGGTTCCAGAATTAATCCAGAGCAGAAGGCTTATGTGCTTTTAAACAAGCCTAAAGGATTTGCCACTACTACAAGCGAGGGTAAAGGACGTACCGTTATGGATTTGGTTGCTAATGCGACCTCTTCTCGTATAAAACCTATTGGTCGCTTAGGAAGAAATTCTAAAGGCTTGCTGTTGTTTACCAATGACAAAGAAATTGAAGACAAGTTTAAAAACTCTAAAAACGGCGTATCAAGGTTATTTCATATTGAATTAGATAAAAACCTGAAGTTAGAGGATTTAAAAAAGATTCAAAACGGATTTAAAGTTCAGGATAGACTTATTAATGTTGAGGAAATAAGTTATATAGACGGCTCTTCTAAAAAGGAAATCGGACTTAAAATCAAAAATACGGGCAACACGATCATTAGAACCATTTTCGAACATTTTAATTACGATATTTTAAGTATAGATTGTGTAGCCATTGCTCATCTTACCAAAAAGGATATTCCACGTGGTCATTGGAAACACCTTTCTAAAGAAGAACTTAGCTTACTTAGGATGCTTTAG
- a CDS encoding mannosyltransferase yields MQLNPALLKLYKTPILLALLSCLLYIAFAYNLERTDYLKLVSLYTGLFGIFYWLIKRYAENFKLLTYISFIFRVLLILAIPNLSQDFYRFIWDGRMILEGLNPYLYTVESFIVKGELPVTYAQELYAGMGKLNAGHYTNYPPVNQLCFVLANLMPGQSILSSVIGLRLIIIAADFGTFYFGKKLLQSLKLPVYSIFWYILNPFIIIELTGNLHFEGVMIFFLIWSLYLLQKGKWQWSAVVLALSISTKLIPLIFLPLVFQLFIKNNVITDVVKQPISEEEIATSQASRIDEKWIPAFAGMTRLIGFYGIVGGVTLLLFAPFFSMQFISNYAETVGLWFKNFEFNASLYYIARAVGYTFRGYNEIAVIGKVIPLLVVLFVLILTFFRDNKTLPQLITAMLLALSFYYFTATTVHPWYVATLLILSIFTNYKFPLVWSFVIILSYLAYMQIGNANKSENLIIIALEYTVVYGVFFYDLFKKKSHLNA; encoded by the coding sequence ATGCAACTCAACCCAGCCTTATTAAAACTTTATAAAACACCAATTTTATTAGCATTGCTAAGTTGCTTACTTTATATTGCTTTTGCATATAATTTAGAACGCACAGACTACCTAAAGCTAGTTTCTCTCTACACTGGCTTATTTGGTATTTTCTACTGGCTGATTAAACGTTATGCCGAAAATTTCAAGCTATTAACTTATATATCGTTTATATTCCGAGTATTATTGATTTTAGCCATACCAAACCTTTCCCAAGACTTTTACCGTTTTATTTGGGATGGCCGTATGATTTTAGAGGGCCTAAACCCTTATTTATATACTGTAGAAAGTTTTATAGTAAAAGGAGAACTCCCCGTTACTTATGCTCAAGAACTTTATGCGGGTATGGGTAAACTCAATGCGGGCCATTACACCAACTACCCACCTGTTAATCAGCTTTGTTTTGTGTTGGCAAATCTTATGCCAGGACAAAGTATTTTAAGTTCGGTTATTGGTTTGCGTCTTATTATTATCGCTGCCGATTTCGGCACCTTTTACTTTGGGAAAAAGCTATTACAGAGTCTTAAGCTACCTGTTTACAGTATCTTTTGGTACATTTTAAATCCGTTTATCATTATTGAACTTACAGGCAATCTTCATTTCGAAGGCGTAATGATTTTCTTTTTAATTTGGAGTTTGTACTTATTACAAAAAGGCAAATGGCAATGGAGTGCTGTAGTTTTGGCACTATCAATTTCTACTAAATTAATTCCGTTGATATTTTTGCCTTTGGTGTTTCAATTGTTTATAAAAAATAACGTCATTACGGACGTGGTGAAGCAACCTATATCTGAGGAGGAGATTGCCACGTCGCAAGCTTCTCGCATTGACGAAAAATGGATTCCTGCCTTCGCAGGAATGACAAGGTTGATTGGTTTTTATGGCATTGTTGGTGGCGTTACACTTTTATTGTTTGCGCCTTTCTTTTCTATGCAGTTTATATCTAACTATGCCGAAACGGTTGGGCTTTGGTTTAAGAATTTTGAGTTTAACGCTAGCTTATACTATATAGCCAGAGCAGTAGGCTACACCTTTAGAGGCTATAATGAAATAGCGGTTATAGGTAAAGTTATTCCGCTGTTGGTGGTTCTTTTTGTGCTTATTTTAACTTTCTTTAGGGATAACAAAACCCTTCCACAACTTATTACTGCCATGTTATTGGCTTTGAGTTTCTATTATTTTACAGCTACCACAGTACACCCTTGGTACGTAGCAACATTGTTAATCTTGTCAATCTTTACCAATTACAAGTTCCCTTTAGTCTGGAGCTTCGTTATCATCTTAAGCTACTTGGCCTACATGCAAATTGGGAACGCCAACAAATCTGAAAATCTCATTATCATTGCTCTAGAATACACTGTAGTGTATGGTGTATTCTTCTACGACCTATTTAAAAAGAAGTCGCATCTAAACGCATAA